In one window of Niallia sp. Man26 DNA:
- a CDS encoding YrhA family protein, whose protein sequence is MFQWTKFLDDIRKIEEKYGSSLRSPVADAEIIKMNHKIKDELGDVVLPSSYIEFLKNINGLDFNGLVIYGVDENLLDREVKEDIHGFIETNELWHENDWQKQYIFFGDSDTAWYCYDQKEGLYVELDKPSGTLMESFESFDTMLSNALETTLL, encoded by the coding sequence ATGTTCCAATGGACGAAATTTTTGGACGATATTAGAAAAATAGAAGAAAAGTATGGTTCTTCACTTAGAAGTCCAGTAGCAGATGCTGAAATTATTAAAATGAATCATAAAATTAAGGATGAATTAGGCGATGTTGTATTACCTAGCTCGTATATTGAATTTCTAAAGAACATAAACGGATTAGATTTTAATGGTTTAGTAATATATGGTGTTGATGAAAACTTACTTGATAGAGAAGTAAAAGAAGACATCCATGGGTTTATTGAAACTAATGAGCTTTGGCATGAAAATGATTGGCAAAAACAGTATATATTTTTTGGTGATTCTGATACAGCATGGTATTGTTATGATCAAAAAGAAGGTTTATATGTTGAACTTGATAAGCCTTCAGGAACTTTAATGGAGTCATTTGAAAGTTTTGATACTATGTTAAGTAATGCTCTTGAAACCACTCTATTGTGA
- a CDS encoding SDR family NAD(P)-dependent oxidoreductase — translation MNFKDKVIIVTGAAGGIGKEVVKKVANGGAKVVLVDLNKEAIESVQAELQLTENNSLVVQTDVSNEENVKNYVDQTIAKFGRIDGFVNNAGVEGPAKLIEEITEKEFDFVYGINVKGVLFGLKHVLPVMKQQNAGSIVNTSSVAGFTGAPSMVLYNSSKHAVMGINKVAALEAATYNVRVNTVNPGVINTQMMRNIESNVSEDAEAAKHAYNDAVPMKRYGEPEEVANVIAFLLSDESSYVTSSSYTIDGGLYNV, via the coding sequence ATGAATTTTAAAGACAAAGTTATTATTGTAACAGGAGCAGCAGGCGGTATAGGGAAAGAAGTAGTGAAAAAAGTAGCGAATGGTGGGGCAAAGGTAGTACTAGTTGATTTAAACAAAGAAGCAATTGAATCGGTACAAGCAGAGCTTCAATTAACGGAAAATAATAGTTTAGTTGTACAAACTGACGTATCGAATGAAGAGAATGTTAAAAATTATGTAGACCAAACAATTGCTAAATTTGGTCGAATTGATGGTTTTGTTAATAATGCAGGAGTTGAAGGACCAGCTAAACTAATTGAAGAAATAACAGAAAAAGAATTTGATTTTGTCTATGGTATTAATGTTAAAGGTGTGTTATTTGGTCTTAAACATGTTTTGCCTGTGATGAAACAACAGAATGCTGGCTCTATTGTTAATACATCATCTGTAGCTGGGTTTACTGGAGCACCAAGTATGGTATTATATAATTCATCCAAACATGCTGTAATGGGTATTAATAAAGTAGCAGCCCTAGAAGCAGCAACCTATAATGTCCGTGTGAATACTGTTAACCCAGGTGTCATTAATACTCAAATGATGCGTAATATTGAATCCAATGTTTCAGAAGATGCTGAAGCTGCAAAACATGCATATAATGATGCTGTTCCGATGAAACGATATGGTGAACCTGAAGAAGTGGCAAATGTAATTGCATTTTTACTATCAGATGAATCTTCTTACGTTACTTCATCTTCTTATACTATTGATGGTGGTTTATATAACGTTTAA